The Paracoccus sp. MA genome contains a region encoding:
- a CDS encoding DNA cytosine methyltransferase has product MANLRFLSVCSGIEAASLAWEPLGFHAVGYSEIEPFPCHVLHHRFGAGRPMFMPSPDEAGLSVKDRKPRASAIRAVANIPEVSRVPNFGDMTQFEKWPDIRPDILVGGTPCFPAGTMIATERGFVPIEDIRLGDMVLTHQGRFRPVLRTGSKIAPTVVVKGQGHPGMVTTANHPFYARRREGRHQFAAPEWVRAESLAHHHWACVSRWPALLIPDVEVRGREKPVDLEDADLLMLAGAYLGDGWIRINERRGSVLLGLNPQKFIQLRPVLDLLRTYTVSPMRTSVRVQISSRPLARWMAEHFGHGAADKRVPMWALGMPRPLRDALVRGYQITDGGPSACVGIRATTVSRQLALTMRALAVSTGHASSVSFSARPETAVIEGRTIRQRGTFTVSFSQSERTSFEDGGFRWQLVRSVAPTGREERVFDLEVAEDHSYVADGICVHNCQDYSVAGLRLGMAGSRGQLTLTYVEIAARYRPRWLVWENVPGVLSSNGGRDFARFLGEISGQQIDVPEGGWKNAGIVSGIPDAYGLAYRVLDAQFVRTRGHPRAVPQRRRRVFVVGYLGDWRRAVAVLFDRESLLGNSPPRRQSGQRPAPTLASRPSGGGGLGTDFDLNGGLISMAHGQGGAEIGIDHGPTLTCNHEAPIVAHSLRAEGFDASEDGTGRGTPIVPVAMLLTAGMAKSASRMPHEQGALVPVQQPFVLMERGRDGQQNLEYRQDGSANAILTPNGGRSGMGVGAVAHPIAFDCLAGGETGLSIGDVPGALHGGGKSGGRAAIAFSAKDCGADAQDDVTPMLRAMGHADSHANAGGQLAVALPWAARRLTPAECERLQGMPDEHTMIPWRGRNGAPDGPRYKALGNSMARNAMEWLGEPGRSAAWPKLKPSSFRILPLTTICVSVAGVWPRCS; this is encoded by the coding sequence ATGGCAAACCTTCGATTTCTTTCCGTCTGTTCGGGCATTGAGGCCGCATCGCTCGCTTGGGAGCCGCTGGGGTTCCATGCTGTCGGCTATTCCGAGATCGAGCCCTTTCCCTGTCACGTCCTGCATCACCGCTTCGGCGCGGGGCGACCCATGTTCATGCCCTCGCCCGACGAAGCGGGGCTATCGGTGAAGGACCGCAAGCCCCGTGCCTCCGCAATCCGTGCCGTCGCCAATATCCCCGAGGTCAGCCGCGTTCCGAACTTCGGGGACATGACCCAATTTGAGAAATGGCCTGACATTCGACCGGACATCCTAGTCGGCGGGACGCCATGTTTCCCGGCCGGAACCATGATCGCCACAGAGCGCGGATTCGTTCCTATCGAGGACATCCGCCTTGGCGACATGGTGCTGACCCATCAGGGCCGCTTTCGGCCCGTACTGCGCACCGGCAGCAAGATCGCGCCGACTGTCGTCGTCAAGGGTCAGGGCCATCCCGGCATGGTGACCACGGCGAACCATCCTTTCTATGCCCGGCGGCGGGAGGGGCGGCATCAGTTCGCGGCCCCGGAATGGGTGCGGGCGGAATCGCTCGCGCATCACCATTGGGCCTGCGTTTCCCGCTGGCCGGCGCTGCTGATCCCGGATGTTGAGGTTCGCGGTCGCGAGAAGCCCGTGGACCTTGAGGATGCAGATCTTCTGATGTTGGCCGGTGCCTATCTTGGCGACGGCTGGATTCGGATCAACGAGCGGCGTGGCTCCGTCCTGCTGGGGCTGAATCCGCAGAAGTTCATCCAGCTTCGACCTGTTCTCGACCTGCTGCGAACCTACACGGTTTCGCCCATGCGCACCTCGGTTCGGGTGCAGATTTCCAGTCGGCCCCTCGCCAGGTGGATGGCCGAACATTTCGGCCACGGTGCCGCTGATAAGCGCGTTCCCATGTGGGCGCTCGGCATGCCGCGCCCTCTGCGGGATGCCCTGGTGCGCGGCTATCAGATCACGGACGGCGGCCCCTCTGCATGCGTTGGAATCCGCGCTACCACCGTGTCGAGACAGCTTGCGCTCACCATGCGGGCGCTCGCGGTTTCGACCGGGCATGCCTCGTCGGTATCCTTCTCGGCTCGACCCGAAACTGCGGTGATCGAGGGGCGGACAATCCGCCAGCGAGGCACCTTCACTGTCTCTTTCAGCCAATCGGAACGCACCTCGTTCGAGGATGGCGGATTCCGCTGGCAGCTTGTCCGCAGCGTTGCGCCTACCGGCCGCGAGGAGCGGGTTTTCGATCTCGAAGTGGCCGAGGATCATTCGTATGTCGCAGATGGAATTTGCGTTCACAACTGCCAGGACTATTCCGTCGCCGGACTTCGCCTCGGCATGGCTGGCAGCAGAGGGCAACTCACCCTCACATATGTTGAAATTGCTGCACGATATCGGCCCCGCTGGCTGGTTTGGGAGAACGTCCCCGGCGTTCTCAGCAGCAACGGCGGACGAGACTTTGCGCGATTTCTGGGCGAGATCAGCGGCCAGCAGATCGACGTCCCCGAGGGAGGATGGAAGAACGCCGGCATCGTCTCCGGCATCCCCGACGCCTATGGCCTCGCCTACCGGGTGCTTGACGCTCAGTTTGTGCGAACACGCGGACACCCTCGGGCGGTCCCCCAGCGACGGCGACGTGTGTTCGTTGTCGGATATCTTGGAGACTGGCGACGTGCCGTCGCAGTATTATTTGACCGCGAAAGCCTGCTCGGGAATTCTCCGCCGCGCCGGCAATCGGGGCAAAGACCTGCCCCCACCCTTGCGTCTCGCCCTTCAGGCGGTGGCGGACTCGGGACGGACTTCGACCTCAACGGCGGACTGATCTCGATGGCCCACGGCCAAGGCGGTGCCGAGATCGGCATCGACCATGGCCCGACCCTCACCTGCAACCACGAGGCCCCCATCGTCGCGCATTCCCTGCGCGCCGAGGGCTTCGACGCATCCGAGGATGGCACCGGGCGCGGGACGCCCATCGTGCCGGTGGCGATGCTGCTGACGGCTGGCATGGCGAAGTCGGCCAGCCGCATGCCGCATGAGCAGGGCGCGCTAGTGCCCGTGCAGCAGCCGTTCGTGCTCATGGAGCGCGGGCGCGATGGCCAGCAGAACCTCGAGTATCGGCAGGACGGTTCCGCGAACGCGATTCTCACCCCCAACGGCGGGCGCAGCGGCATGGGCGTCGGCGCGGTGGCGCATCCCATCGCCTTCGACTGCCTCGCCGGGGGCGAGACGGGCCTGTCCATCGGTGACGTGCCTGGCGCGCTCCATGGCGGCGGCAAGAGCGGGGGCCGCGCCGCCATCGCCTTCTCGGCCAAGGATTGCGGCGCGGACGCGCAGGACGATGTGACGCCCATGCTCCGCGCCATGGGCCATGCCGATTCCCATGCGAATGCCGGCGGGCAACTGGCGGTGGCCCTGCCTTGGGCAGCCCGTCGATTGACACCCGCCGAGTGCGAGCGCCTGCAGGGCATGCCGGACGAGCATACGATGATCCCGTGGCGCGGCCGGAACGGCGCGCCTGACGGGCCGCGCTATAAGGCGTTGGGCAACAGCATGGCCCGGAACGCCATGGAGTGGCTCGGGGAGCCCGGGCGCAGCGCGGCCTGGCCGAAGTTGAAGCCCAGTTCCTTCAGGATCTTGCCGTTGACGACGATCTGCGTCTCGGTGGCCGGGGTGTGGCCCAGATGTTCGTGA
- a CDS encoding DUF2163 domain-containing protein produces MTTVAKSALTLGPCAALMTTRSDGVVLGFTDHDNPLTFAGVQFEPESGFAASEIRVGSELNVDSQDAEGVLSSDRITEADIVGGHYDNAAVEVWRVNWAAVSQRILMRRGSIGEVRRGKIAFTAEMRSLAHLLDQATGRTYQYSCDAALGDGRCKVNLAGASFNGTGAVTSLIRDRSFRTSGLVSFPAGWFDHGILSWTSGPNAGREAEVVLHGKSGSVVSLSLLEAPVVEIAAGHEFTIVAGCDKRHSTCFAKFSNIANFRGFPHIPGQDAVVRYAKKSGLNDGQPL; encoded by the coding sequence CTGACCACTGTGGCGAAAAGCGCGCTCACCCTCGGTCCCTGCGCCGCGCTCATGACCACCCGCAGCGATGGGGTGGTGCTGGGGTTCACGGATCACGACAATCCGCTGACCTTCGCCGGCGTCCAATTCGAGCCAGAAAGCGGCTTTGCGGCCTCCGAAATTCGCGTCGGGTCAGAGTTAAACGTCGATTCCCAGGATGCGGAGGGTGTTCTTTCCTCCGACCGCATCACCGAAGCCGATATCGTCGGCGGGCATTATGACAATGCCGCGGTTGAGGTCTGGCGTGTGAATTGGGCCGCTGTAAGCCAGCGGATTCTCATGCGGCGCGGGTCAATCGGGGAGGTTCGTCGGGGAAAGATCGCTTTCACTGCTGAAATGCGCTCGCTGGCGCATCTTCTCGATCAGGCCACCGGCCGGACTTATCAATATTCCTGCGATGCGGCGCTTGGGGACGGCAGGTGCAAGGTCAATCTCGCCGGCGCGTCCTTCAATGGCACGGGGGCGGTGACCAGCCTGATCCGAGACCGTTCGTTCCGAACTTCGGGGCTTGTCTCATTTCCGGCTGGCTGGTTCGACCACGGAATCCTGTCCTGGACAAGCGGGCCGAACGCGGGCCGCGAGGCCGAGGTGGTGCTGCATGGTAAAAGCGGCAGCGTGGTAAGTTTGTCCTTGCTGGAGGCGCCCGTTGTCGAAATTGCGGCGGGACACGAGTTCACCATCGTAGCGGGGTGCGACAAGCGGCATTCCACCTGTTTCGCCAAATTCTCGAACATCGCGAATTTCCGGGGCTTCCCGCACATCCCCGGTCAGGATGCCGTGGTGCGCTATGCGAAAAAGAGCGGCCTGAACGATGGGCAGCCGCTATGA
- a CDS encoding type II toxin-antitoxin system HigB family toxin yields MQIIAKATLRAFWEREPRAETPLVNWYAAVSKATFTGPADVKAMFGTTVDFVGDNRVIFDIGGNKYRLIVHFAYPYRRGLIKFVGTHKEYDKINPETI; encoded by the coding sequence ATGCAGATCATCGCCAAGGCAACGCTTCGCGCCTTCTGGGAGCGAGAGCCCCGAGCAGAAACGCCCTTGGTGAACTGGTATGCCGCCGTTTCAAAAGCGACCTTCACCGGGCCGGCCGATGTGAAGGCGATGTTCGGAACGACCGTCGATTTCGTGGGGGACAACCGCGTGATCTTCGACATCGGCGGCAACAAATACCGCCTGATCGTGCATTTCGCCTATCCCTACCGGCGGGGGCTGATCAAATTCGTCGGCACCCACAAGGAATATGACAAGATCAACCCGGAGACGATCTGA
- a CDS encoding type II toxin-antitoxin system HigA family antitoxin, translating into MDVRPIRTEADYQWALAEIAPYFDNQPEPGTPEADRFDVLADLIEAYEDRHHPIPEADPVDLLKAHMEATGRTQADLGRLLGSTPRASEVMNRKRALTVAMIHKISTEWGLPADCLVRPYHLNAA; encoded by the coding sequence ATGGACGTTCGACCGATCCGCACCGAAGCGGACTATCAATGGGCGCTGGCCGAGATCGCCCCGTATTTCGACAACCAGCCCGAACCCGGAACCCCCGAAGCAGACCGCTTCGACGTTCTGGCCGACCTGATCGAAGCCTATGAGGACCGGCACCATCCCATCCCCGAAGCCGATCCCGTCGACCTGCTGAAGGCGCACATGGAAGCGACCGGGCGCACCCAGGCCGATCTCGGCCGGCTGCTCGGATCGACGCCGCGCGCGTCCGAGGTCATGAACCGCAAGCGCGCGCTCACCGTGGCCATGATCCACAAGATCAGCACCGAATGGGGCCTTCCGGCCGATTGCCTTGTCCGGCCCTATCATCTGAATGCTGCCTGA